The region CTGGCCGTGGCGGCGGCGAACGCACCTGCCATGGAAGTCGGTATTCATGCCGGGCTCAGCCTGAAGGATGCCCGCGGCGCCCTGCCGGGCCTCATGACCGAACAGATCGACCGGGAGAGCGATGCAACAGCCCTGCTGGCCCTTGCCGACTGGATGGTGCGCTTCTCCCCCCTCGTGTGCACGGATGGCATCGACGGGCTGTTGCTGGAAACGACGGGCTGCGACCACCTCTTCGGCGGGGAGGCCGGCATGGCGACGGCCCTGTCGGCGCAGGTCTCGCAGGCGGGATATGGCCACCGCCTCGCCTTTGCCGGAACACCCGGCGCAGCCTGGGCTCTGGCGCGGACCGTGGCGGAGGACGGGGCGCCGGTAATCCTGCCGCCGGGGGCCGAGCGGCAGGGTCTGGCGGCGCTGCCGGTGCGGGCGTTGCGGCTGTCGGGGCCTGTGCAGACCCTGCTGCGCCGCTTCGGCCTGACGCGGATCGGACAGCTTTACAACATTGATCGCAAAGCACTTTCCCGGCGCTTCCAGTCCCGCGAGGCGGTGGATGCGGTGATGCTGCGGCTGGATCAGGCGCTAGGGGTGCGGGCCGAGCCGTTTGCGCCGCTGCGCCCGCCGCCGGACTATGCCGCCCGCCTGCCCTGCCCGGAGCCGCTGAGCGACAGCGCCGGGATCAGCGAAGGCCTAAGCTGCCTGACCGAGGAGTTGTGCGCGCGCCTGTCGGCGCATGGCCTGGGCGCGCAAGGCTTTGTTTTTCATGTGTTTCGTTCCGATGGCGAGACGCGCAGCCTGACCGTCAACATGGCCCGGCCCGTGCGCCAACCGGCCCATATCCTGCGCCTTTTCCGGGAACGGCTGGACCGGATCGACCCCGGTTTCGGCATTGATCTCCTGCTGCTTGAGGCCGTGCGAACGGCTCCCATGGAGGCCGGAAGCCAGCCATTATCCACTGATCTTGCCATGACCATAACGGACTTGGGGCTGCTTTCCGCGCTCGCAGACCGGATCCAGGCACGATTAGGCGAGGGCCGGGCCATGATCATCCAGCCGGAGGCCCGACACCCCCCGGACAAGGCCGAGCGGCACGTGCCCTTCACCGGCCAGCTGCCCGAGGACACCCCGCCGCCACCCGATACCCTGCCGGGTCTGCGCCCCCTCCGCATGCTGGACCGGCCGGAGCCGATCGACGCGGTCGCCGAAGTGCCGGACGGGCCGCCCCTGCGCTTCGTCTGGCGCCGGGTGGTGCGGCGCGTGGTGAAAGCCGACGGCCCGGAGCGGATCGCGCCGGAATGGTGGACCTATCTGCCCCCGGCAAATGGCGCGGCGCAGGCCATGCCCCGCGCGCGGGACTATTACCGTGTCGAGGACGAGCACGGCCACCGCTACTGGATCTTCCGTGAGGGGCTTTATGATGACGGGCGCGGCAGCCAGCCTGAATGGTTCCTGCAGGGACTGTTGGCATGACCGGTTTTGCCGAACTCGCCGTGACGACGAACTTCTCCTTCCTGCGGGGGGCGAGCCATGGCGCCGAACTGGTGCAGCGGGCGGCGGAGCTGGGCCTCTCTGCCATTGGCGTCGCCGACCGCAACACGCTGGCCGGGGTCGTCCGGGCGCACACCGCGGCAAAGGAGGCTGGTCTGAAACTGCTGGTCGGGGCACGGCTGGTGCCGCTGGAGGGGCCGGAGATCCTCGCTTACCCGATGGACCGCGCCGCCTATGGCCGCCTGTCGCGCCTCCTGTCGGATGGCAAGATGAAGCCGGACGTGCCGAAAGGCGAATGCCATTTGACGCTGGAGAGCATCCTCGCCGCCAGCGAGGGCCAGGTGCTGATCGTCATGCCGCCAGCCGTTCCGCCCACCGGGTTCGCGGACACGCTGCGCGACATCGCCGCCGCCGCGCCGGGCCGCACCTGGCTTGCCGCGCGCTACACCTATTCCGGCCGCAACCGGGAACGCATCGCCCGGCTGGAGGAACTCGCCGCCTCTGCAGGCGTGCCGCTGGTGGCAACCAATGACGTGCTCTACCACACACCGGAACGCCGCCCCCTTCAGGATGTACTGACCTGTATCCGCGAGCACTGCACCCTTGAGACGGCGGGCTACCGTCTGGAAGCAAATGCCGAGCGGCACCTGAAAAGCCCGGCTGAAATGGCGCGCCTGTTCCAGGGCTTCGAAGAGGCGGTGGCCCAGACAGAGGCCATCGCCGCACGCTGCCAGTTCAACCTGGATGAACTGGCCTATGAATATCCGGACGAACCGGTCCCGCATGGCGCAACGCCGCAAAGCCACCTGACGAAGCTGACATGGAGGGGCGCGGAAAACCGCTATCCGGACGGCATTCCGGAACAGGTCTCCCGGCAGCTGAAAGAGGAACTCGCCCTGATCGAGGAGCTTTCCTACGCGCCCTATTTTCTGACCGTGCATGACATCGTCGCCTGGGCGCGCAGCAAGGGCATCCTGTGCCAGGGGCGCGGGTCTGCGGCGAACTCCGCCGTCTGCTACTGCCTCGGCATTACCAGCGTCGACCCGACCCTGACCAAGCTGTTGTTCGCCCGTTTCCTGTCACGCGAGCGCCGGGAGCCGCCGGACATCGACGTCGATTTCGAGCATGAACGCCGCGAGGAAGTCATCCAGTATGTCTACGGACGGTATGGCCGCCATCGCGCCGCCCTGACGGCAACGGTGATTTCCTACCGGTCCCGCTCCGCCGTCCGGGAAGTCTGCAAGGTGCTTGGCCTCAGCGAGGATATTTCAAGCGCACTGGCCAATGGCGTCTGGGGCAGCTGGAACGATGCCATGCCGGACAAGCGCATCGTCGAGGCAGGGCTGGACCCGCGCAGCCCGCTGATCCGCCGGGCCATCCTGCTGACCCGGCAGCTGATCGGATTCCCGCGTCACCTGTCCCAGCATGTCGGCGGCTTCGTGCTGACACAGGGCCCCCTCACCGAGACCGTGCCCATCGGCAATGCCGCCATGGACAAGCGCACCTTCATCGAATGGGACAAGGACGACATCAACGCGCTGGGCATCATGAAAGTGGATGTGCTGGCGCTGGGCATGCTGACCTGCATTCGCAAGGCCTTCGACATGCTGGAGAGCCACAAGGGCATCCACCACACGTTGGCCAGCATCCCGCCGGACGACCAACCGACCTATGACATGCTGTGCCGGGCCGACAGTATCGGCGTGTTCCAGGTGGAAAGCCGCGCGCAGATGGCGATGCTGCCGCGCCTGCGCCCGCGCGTCTTCTACGATCTCGTGATTGAGGTCGCCATCGTTCGCCCCGGCCCGATCCAGGGCAATATGGTGCACCCCTATCTGCGCCGCCGGAACGGCACGGAACCCGTGCGCTTTCCCAGCCCCGCCCCGGAACATGGCCCACCGGACGAACTGGAACGGATCCTGGAGCGTACCAAAGGCGTGCCCCTGTTCCAGGAACAGGCGATGCAGATCGCCATTGATGCCGCAAAGTTCACACCCGACGAAGCCAACGGCCTGCGGCGCGCCATGGCGACCTTCCGCCACCTCGGCACGATCCATAATTATGAGGAGATGCTGGTCTCGCGCCTGATCGAACGGGGGTATGATCCGGTGTTTGCCCGGTCGTGCTATGAGCAGATCAAGGGCTTTGGCGAATATGGATTCCCCGAAAGCCATGCGGCCTCCTTCGCCCTGCTCGTTTACGTGTCCTCCTGGCTGAAATGTCACCATCCGGACATTTTCTGCGCCGCCATCCTGAACAGCCAGCCCATGGGGTTCTACGCCCCTGCCCAACTGGCGCGGGATGCGCAGGAGCATGGCGTCGAGATCCGCCCGGTGGATGTGAACCATTCCGACTGGGACAATACGCTGGAGCCGGTGGAGGGAGACTCCGGCCTGTTCGCTGTGCGCCTCGGCTTCCGGCAGGTCGATGGGCTGAAACAGGCCGACATGGAACAGCTGATGGTGCACAGGGCGGGTGGTTATGACAGCCCGGACGCCCTGACCCGCCGGGCGCGGCTGACCCGCGCCGTGCTGGAACGGCTGGCGGCGGCGGATGCCTTCCGCTCCATGGGTCTGTCACGGCGCGATGCCCTGTGGAAGATCCGCGGTGAGGCGCCGGGACACGCCCTGCCGCTGTTCGCGGCCGCCGACCTTGCCGAACAAGGCACGGAGGAGGATGTGGACCTCCCACAAGTTCCGCCTTCTGAGCATGTGTTGCAGGACTACCAGACGCATCGCCTGTCGCTGAAAGGCCACCCGATGCACTTCCTGCGAAATGCCCATACGCGGCGCGGCATTGTCTCCACCGCTGAGGCCACCGGGCGGGGCAACGGCCAGCGGGTGGAGACGTCCGGCCTGGTGCTGGTGCGCCAGCGGCCCGGATCCGCCAGTGGGGTCGTCTTCATTACGCTGGAGGATGAGACCGGGATCGCCAATCTGGTCGTCTGGCCGCGTGTGCTGGAACGGTTCCGCCCCGTCGTGATGCGCGCGCGGATCCTGCACGTGATCGGCCGGGTCCAGTCAGCCGACAATGTCACCCATATCGTGGCGGAGCGATTGATCGACTGCACGGACGACCTGTCCCTGTTGTCGGAAGATGCCCTGCGCGATCCGCTGAACGGGGTGCTGGCCCGGCCGGACGAGGTTCGCCGGCCTGTCGCACCGCGCAAGGGCCCCGCCGGACGCCCTTCCGGGGGGCGTCATCCGCGCAATGTCAGGGTCATTCCGCCAAGCCGCGACTTTCACTAGCCACCCCCCCGGACCTGCTCGTTTGGGTAGCAGGTCCACTCATCCGTGCGGCCTAGAACAGGTGCGACATTTCGAAACGGTTTTTGCGAATAATTCTCATTTACATAACTGGGTGAGATCGATATTGCGAATGAGTTGCAAAATCGGAGACGGGTATGAAACTGACAACACAGACTGCCATAGGCGTCGCCCTCCTGTTCGGGGCACTCCCAGCCATCGCGCAGGAAACTGAAACAGATGCTGCACAGTCCGAAGCGGTCGAACTGGACGCAATCGATATCGAAGACACCCGCGCCCCCTTGCCGGCATATCGCGGCTTCATCGCCGAAGACAGCGGCCTCTCCATCATCGACAAGGAGTCCCTGACCGGTCTGGAAGACGGCTCCGGCGATGCCATGGATGCCCTGCGCCTGATGCCGAACGTCAATTTCGACGTGAACCACTCCAGTGCCGACCGGGACGACCTGCTGGACCTGCGGCCGGCCGATATCTCCATCTCCGGCGGCCAGACCTATGACAACGCGTTCCGCATTGATGGTGTCGGCGTGAACAGTGTGATGGATGTCACCAACGACAACCCGCAGAGCATCTTCGATGTCGCGGGCGCCTCGGCGCAATCGATCTTCCTCGATCCGTCGCTGATCGGGAGCATCGAGCTGCGCGACTCCAACATCTCGGCCCGCTATGGCGAGTTCTCCGGCGGTGTTGTCGATGTCGGTATTCGCGATCCGGACGATGCGTTCGGCGTGAGCCTGCGCTACGGCTATGAGAGCGATGAGTTGCTGGATTACATCACGGATGACGACGCGGACCTCGACCTCGCTGACCCGCCGCCGGAATTCACCAAGTGGCGCGTGCATGGCACGGTCGATGCGCCGGTGAATGACCAGCTCCGCTTCCTGTTCGGCTTTGGCCGCACCGTGGCAGACGTGACCTATCCGGTCAGCGCCAGCTATGGCGACAATTTCCGCGGCTTCCAGTCGACCTCGGACAACTACCTCGTCAAAGGCATCTATGATTTCTCCGACACGCTGCGCCTGACAAGCAGCCTGGTCTACAGCCCGTACGAGAGCGAATCTGCAGCGGCGGCGGGTATCCAGAACCTCGTCACCAGCAAGGGTGGCGGCTTGACGTTCAAGACGGAACTCGACGGGCAGAACGGCGCGTTGGACTGGCTGATCCGCGCGTCTTATGTCGATTCCGACTCCAGCCGGGAAGCGCCGCCGGTCCAGTACAGTTGGAGCTCTGCCGCACCGAGTATCGACTTCTGCACCGGCAGAAACTGCACCATCGGCGGCATCGGAAATCTCGATCAGACCCAACGTGACTATGCGCTGGAAGGCGAAGCGAGCCATCCGTTGTTTGGCGGCACGTTCGATTTCGGCGGAACGGTTTCCCATGTCGATGCTCACAAGGGCCGCGAACAGGAACAGCGCCTCTACTCACGCGGCGTCTATGATCCGGATACGGTCTGTGCAGACCCGTCCGAAGAGTCGTGTATTGATGGTGAGATTGCAGCAACCCAGTACAACCTGTATCCGGGGTTCTCTTCAGATGCAGAAATCCTGCAGGGCTCGCTTTGGGCAGAGCAGGCAAACAGCTTCGGGCCTGTGGATGTCCGCGCGGGTCTGCGCGTGTCGGCGGACGACTACCTGAAAAACACAAACTTCGCACCACGCCTCAGCGCTGTCTGGAATATCCGGGACGATGTGCAGCTGACGGCGGGTGCCAACCGCTACTACACGCGGAACCTGCTCGCCTATGCGATCAGCGAAGACGAGCCAGACTCCTATCTGTACCGCCGGACAGGCACTTCGGACGGAACTGATCTTGTCTTCAGCCCGGACGATTGGAGCCTTTACCGCTGGAGCATCCTGACCAGCTATCATGATGCGAAACTCGACACGCCGTATTCCGACGAAGCGACACTGGCGTTGACCTTCCCGGCCTTCAGGAAGCTGAACGGCATTGGACGACTGAAAGCCGTCCAGCGCTGGCACCGCGACCAGATCGTCGCCCGCCCCATGGAGAACGTGAACCAAATCGATGAAGACGGCGTACCCTACACCCGCCGCGTCCGTTACCCCTCCAACAACGGCAAGACCGACTATCTCGGCCTGTCTGCGGAGTGGGTCGGCACATGGAAGAACACGTCCTTCACGCTCAACGCGGCATGGTCGGAGACCTACAATAATGCCGACGACGAGGGCGAGTATTTCGACGAATACGATCCGGAAGAACTTCTGGAGGACCTCATCTACTATCAAGGCCAGGTGATGCCGAAATCCCAGCTTCAGGATGAAGCGTATCGCGAGAATTTTGCGGCACCCTTCACGGCGAATGCGGCGATCCGCTCGACCTGGCTCGACGAGGCGCTCGACACCACGCTCTGGCTCTACTGGAAGGATGAGTACGAGACGATCGGCGACACCCGGGAAGACATCGAGGTCGGTGGCCTTGATTACGACGTCTATGACACCCTTGTCCGCGACGCCTCCCTGCGTGTCGATCTCAATGCCACCTATACCATTCCGGAATTCAGCAAGGGCCGGGTGCAACTCGAAGCGCGGGTCTCAAACCTGTTCAGCAGCCTGCCGCATACGGACGTGACAGACAGGGACCCCTACCAACTCGGCCGCGCCGTGTGGCTGGGCATCAATTACGTCTACTAGAGGCCAGGCCCTTCTGCCATGAACCACCCGGCCAGCTGTAAACTGGCCGGGTGTTTTCAGTTCAGCGAGTAGCGCATTTCTGTCCGGTAGGTTCGGGTTGTCCAGTCTGCCTGATCGGGCGGCGCGGGATAAGGCGCGGCAGAGCGAAGCTGGCTGAGGGCCGCCTTGTCGAGCCGGCGGCTGCCGGACGTTTCAAGCAGACGGCATTTCACCATCTGGCCGTCCCGCCCAATGACGAATTCGACGCCGACATAGCCCTCCTCGCCCCGCATCCGCGCCGCTGGCGGGAAAGTTTTAAACCTCGCGAGATGGCCCAGCACGATGCCGTCATAACTGACCAGCATGGCTTGATAGCCTGCGTCATCCTTCTCACCGTCCGTGTCCATCTCAGTGTCCGATACGGTTCCAGTCTGTCCGGCATTACCGGCGACGGCCGCTGGCTGGCTCGTTGCCTTTTCAGGCTCAGGCTCTGGTGTTTCCGTTGTCTCGATCAGCGTCTCCGGTTCAGGCTCCTGAACAGGTTCGGCGACGGGTTCCGGCGAGGGGACTTTCGGCTTTGGTTTGGGCTCCGGTCGTTTTTCCGGCGGCGGTTCCGGCTGTGTGTCCGGCGCTTCCTGTGGAACGGCCTCAACAGGTTGCCCAGCGGATGCGCCACGGGATCCGAGCGCGACGCGAAGCGAGGTCTTCTCGATGACGGCAGGCTCTGCACCTGACAGATACACAAGCGCCCCGCCTGCCCCGGCGAGATGCATGACTCCCGAGGCAGCGACAAGCAGGACGAAGGGGGACACCCGGTTCATTCGGCGCGCTTCTCCGTCGATATATCGACAGCATTCGCACCGGCCTCGGTCGCCAGCTCCATCGCATCTATAAGGCGCTGCGAACTGGCGGCCGCATCGATCGCGATGACGAGCGCCTTGTCTTCGTTACCATCGAGTGCCCGCACGAGCGCCTGACGGACGGCTGCTGAGTCGTCATACGGCTCGCCATCCAGCACCCAGGCACCGCCCTCTGATTCAGGCGGCTGCAACAACAGCGCTTCCCCTTCGCTGGACGTGGCCGAATTCGCTTCAGGCAGATCTACGGTCACCACGTACTGCGCCGCATTCGCCGTCAGCAACAGGAAGACAATCAGCATGAACACGACATCGATCAGTGGTGTCAGATTCGGCTGGATGTTTTCTTCATCCACGCTTTCATTTGGCGCCGCGTTGATCATGGGCGGTCTTCCTGCATGTCCGCAGCAAGCGACAAGGTGGTCAGCAAGGCCACGGCATCGGCCATCCGATAGCGGATGCGGGAGCGGAACCAGGCATGACAGACGAGGCACGGCACAGCGATCACCAGCCCGATCACCGTTGTGATCATTGCCTGCCACAGGCCGCCCGCCACGATACCCGGCTCAACCGGTCCGCTCGTGCCTTCCAGTGCCTGGAAGGCGACCATAAGGCCGATCACCGTACCGAGCAGGCCCAGCAACGGGGCCAGTCCGGCAATTGTTGTCAGGCCGGTCAGGCGGCGAGACAGTCCCCGCCCGGCGGCCTGCAGTTCGAGGCTCGCAGCCTCTTCGCGCAGGTGTTTGTCTGCATGCAGATTGTCTTTCAGAACTTCGGCAGCAGCTTCGTAGAACGGGTGCGCGGCTTGCACTTCAGCCAGTGCGGCTGCGGCTCCCTTTTCCGTCGCGGTGCGCCGGACAGCCTGTTCGGCCTGCTGGCCGAGCCCTTTCAGGCTCGCCAGAGCCACGGCCCGGTCAGCAATCAGGGCGAGCGCGATAACGGAGCAGGCAAAGAGCGGCACCAGCACGATGCCGGCAGGCTGCATGAGGACGGTCAGGAAGTCAGACATGGGGCGGGATCACAGGGTTTCGAGATAAGCCACGAGCGCGTCCCGCTCGTCGGGCGTCAGGTTCAGCTCTGGCAGCAGCTCGCTGGTTTCCGGGAATAGCGGATCGTTCTCCATGCCAGGGCGCGGACGCGGCCGGGCGCCGCCGGCATTGTAGAGGTTCACGATGCCTCTCAGGCTCGAGAAAAGGCCATTGTGCATGTAGGGCCCCGTGCGCCCGACATGGCGGAGGCTGGGGGTCTTGAACTGGCCGACAGCCTCCGGGGCTTCCGTCAGCGCGTAGCGGCCGAGGTCTTCATACTTCCGGCCGTAATAAGTCAGGCCGATATTGTGGAACTCATCATCCGTCAGGCGCGGACCGGAATGGCAGGTCATACACCGTGCCTTGGTCCGGAACAGGTGCAGGCCGAACAGTTCCTGATCCGTGAAACGGTCCCTGTCGCCCTCGAGGAAAAGATCAAACTTCGTGCGCCGTGTCAGCGTCCGCTCATAGGCGGCGAGCGCAGCGGTGATGTCCTGCATTTCTATTGTGTCTTGGCCCGTCACCTCGTTGAACCGGGCGGCATAGTCCGGATCGGCATTCATGGTCTCGACGAGTGCGGCTTGCGTCTCAGCCATTTCGATGGGGTTGGAGATCGGCATCATGGCCTGATGTTCCAGACTCATGGCTGCACCGTCCCACATGAAAACCGGTTGGTCGGCCTTGTCCAACAGTGTCGGGGCGTTGCGTTTCCCCTGCTGGCGGTCGTGCCCGATGGAAGAACGAATGCCGTCGGTGAAGGCCAGATCAGGATGGTGGCAGGAGGCGCAGGCGATCTGACCGGAAGCGCTGAGGATCGGATCGAAGAACAGCGCTTCGCCGAGCCTGGCCATGGCGGACCTTTCAGCCGGCACAGGACGGTCCAGCAGCGCCATCTCCTCGAAAGGCGTATCGTTCGTGGTCTCGACGGCTGGCCAGGTTTCAACAGGCCCGGCATAGACCTCTCGCAAAGTTGCCCCTTCAGCACAGATTTGCGGTCCACATCCGAGATCCGGCTCCGCGGCCGGTTGCGGAACCTCAGCGCCCTTGCAGGATATCGCCAGCAGGCAGCCCATAGCCAGCAGCGCAGCGCGAAGCTTCCCGGCCTGCGATGGCGATTTGATCTTCGTCAGGGACATGACCGGCAATTCTTTCTCTTTTCCGCACTATGCAATCTATAATGATAATCATTCTCATAATCGCTTTGGTTGTCACGAGCAACAATCGTCGCAGGCGCTTTGCAGCTGCAGCGCCCGTTGCGGCACACGAAATGCAGCCCACCGCGACGGAATCCGGCCCCTCTGCCGTTCAATGGAAAAACTGGCTCATTGATTGTGTGAATTTAGATGGCACGAAAAAAATCGTCCTCGCGGTGGGGTCTCCTCGCTTTTGTTGCAGCAGCTGCCGCCATCGGCGTGTACGTCTTCGTCTCCGCGTCATCGAACGGCGAAGAACAGACGCTCCAGACTGAAAAGGTCACGCGAGGCGATATCGAAGTCACGATCTCGGCTGCGGGCAAGATCGCGCCGAAGGAAGAAGTCGCCGTCGGCGCGCAGGTGTCCGGACAACTGGAGACGCTGTACGTCGATGTCGGCGATACGGTAGAGGCTGGTGACCTGCTCGCCCAGATCGACGCCACGATCGCCACGACAAGCGTCGAAGCCAACCGCGCCCAGCTGAAAGAGCTGCGCGCCAGCCGCAAGCAGCAGCAGGCGACGCTTGAACTCGTGAAGTCCCAGTCCGAGCGCGCCACCATGCTCTACGAGGCCGACGCCATGGCCAAGGCGGATTATGAGGCGGCGATAGCGGACTATCAGATCGCTCAGGGCAGACTTGAAGCGATCGACGCGCAGATCGAACGGCAGAGCTCCAGCCTTCAGGCCGATCTCGCCTCGCTCGCGTTCACGAAAATCTACGCCCCGATCTCAGGTACAGTTGTGTCTCTCGAGGCCGTCGAGGGCCAGACGCTGAACGCCAACCAGACGGCGCCGACCATCCTTACGATCGCGGACCTCACCACGATGACGGTCGAGACCGACGTGTCGGAAGCCGATGTGTTGCGGATCACCAAGGATCAGCCCGCCTGGTTCACGACACTCGGCGATTCCGAATACCGTTGGGAGACCAAGGTCCGCCAGGTCCTGCCAACGCCTGAAGTGCTCAACGATGTGGTGCTCTACAAGGCGCTGCTGGATGTAGACAATCCGGAAGGCCGGCTACGCACGGAAATGACGGCTCAGGTCTTCTTCGTTCTCGGATCGGCAAAGGATGCCATTCTCGTCCCGATCACGGCGCTTCAATCCGCGCCGGCGCGGCGGGCCGGTTCGGATGCAGACGCGACCGCGGGGCCGGCGCCAATGCCGGCGGCTTTCAAAGCGGCGCTGGAAGCCAATCCCGATGCGGACAAGGCACTGGTCATGGTACTGGGGAGCGACGGAAACGCTCAACCTCGCCCGATCCTCACCGGTCTACGCACCCGCACGCAGGCTGAAGTGATCTACGGTCTCGAACCCGGCGACACGGTTGTGTCCGGCAACGTTTTCCCGAAGCAGGTTACCAGCAATCAAACCCGCAGGATGGGACCGCCCCCCATGATGGGCCGCTAGGAGCCGCCCGATGGACTCCCCTCTCATCAGCCTCGAGCGTGTGAAGCGCTATTTCGGATCTGGCGATACCGAAGTGCGCGCCCTGGATGGCGTCACGCTCGATATTCACACCGGCGAGTTCGTCGCCATTATCGGCCAGTCGGGATCCGGCAAATCGACCCTGATGAACATCCTGGGCTGCCTCGACCGGCCGACAGACGGCACCTATCGGGTGCGTGGGCAGGATGTCGCCGATCTGGATGCTGACGAACTCGCAGGCATGCGGCGCGAAACTTTCGGCTTCATCTTCCAGCGCTACAATCTTCTTGCATCCGTTTCGGCGTCTGAAAACGTCGAGATCCCGGCGGTTTACGCTGGCCTCAGCCACGCGGAGCGCCAGGAAAAAGCAGACACGCTTCTGTCCCGGCTGGGGCTGGGCGACCGCCTCGACCACAAACCGAACCAGCTTTCCGGTGGCCAGCAACAACGTGTCGCTGTGGCGCGCGCTTTGATCAACGACGCAGAAGTCATCCTCGCAGATGAACCGACCGGCGCCCTGGACTCCGGATCGAGCGACGAACTGCTCGGCCTGCTGGAGGAGCTGCACGAAGCCGGACGTACGATCATCCTGATCACGCACGACCCAAAAGTCGCTGAACGCGCAAAGCGAGTGATTGAATTGAAGGACGGACGTGTGGTTTCCGATATCGGATCCGCCGACATCGTCACGCCGGCGGCGGACTCCTACCGCCATACCGGCAAGGGCCCGTCTCCTGTATCGCAGGTGGTCGAGTCCGTGAAAATGGCCTTCCGGTCCCTGCGGGCGAACCTCTTCCGGACGGCATTGACCCTGCTGGGCGTCGTCATCGGCGTGGCGGCTGTCGTCGCCATGCTGGCAATCGGACAAGGCAGCCAACGCCAGGTCATGGCCCGGTTTGAATCCATGGGATCGAACCTTTTGTTCGTCCGGCCCGGCGCCCCAGGCACACGTATGCGGGGCGATGCTATCGCAACGCTGACACTGGCGGATGCGGATGCATTGAACGAGTTGGACAATGTGCGCGCCGCCGTCCCTTCGCGGACCGGGTCAGCAACCCTGCGCGTCGGCAACAACGACTACAGCACCTCCATTGAAGGCGTGTCAGCCGGATGGCCCATCGCTCAGAACCGCGGCATGCTCTATGGCAGCTTCTTCACCGAAGAAGACGTGGACAGGCGTATCGGTGTGGTCGTTCTCGGCACGACAAGCGCGGGCAATCTTTTCGACAATGTTCAGGACGCTGTCGGACAGTACATTTTCCTTGGCGGCGCTCCGTTTGAGGTCGCGGGCGTCCTCGAAGAAAAAGGGGCATCATCCTGGGGACAGGATCAGGATGATGTGGCGCTCGTCCCGATCACCACCGGGATGATGCGATTGTTCGGACAGAACTATTTGTCTTCCATCACCATTGCGGTCGACGACACAGACCGGATCAGCGAGACGGAGACCGAAGCCACCGCTCTCCTTCTGGCTCGTCACGGGACAGAGGACTTCCAGCTGCGCAACACCGCGTCCATCCTCGAGTCTGTCCAGCAGACACAGAATTCCTTCTCCATCCTGCTCGGCTCCGTCGCATCCATCTCCCTGCTTGTCGGCGGGATCGGTGTCATGAACATCATGCTGGTCAGCGTCTCTGAACGAACGCGGGAGATCGGCGTGCGCATGGCCACAGGTGCCCGTCGGTCTGACATCATGAGCCAGTTCCTGATCGAATCCCTCGTTGTCGGCGGCCTCGGCGGTGTGGCAGGCGTACTGATCGGATTCGGTGTTTGCTTCCTT is a window of Hyphomonas adhaerens MHS-3 DNA encoding:
- a CDS encoding Y-family DNA polymerase gives rise to the protein MRRYLSIWFPEWPLDRLRRARRRPSSHGPDSAARPAEPHPFVLHEKSTHGLAVAAANAPAMEVGIHAGLSLKDARGALPGLMTEQIDRESDATALLALADWMVRFSPLVCTDGIDGLLLETTGCDHLFGGEAGMATALSAQVSQAGYGHRLAFAGTPGAAWALARTVAEDGAPVILPPGAERQGLAALPVRALRLSGPVQTLLRRFGLTRIGQLYNIDRKALSRRFQSREAVDAVMLRLDQALGVRAEPFAPLRPPPDYAARLPCPEPLSDSAGISEGLSCLTEELCARLSAHGLGAQGFVFHVFRSDGETRSLTVNMARPVRQPAHILRLFRERLDRIDPGFGIDLLLLEAVRTAPMEAGSQPLSTDLAMTITDLGLLSALADRIQARLGEGRAMIIQPEARHPPDKAERHVPFTGQLPEDTPPPPDTLPGLRPLRMLDRPEPIDAVAEVPDGPPLRFVWRRVVRRVVKADGPERIAPEWWTYLPPANGAAQAMPRARDYYRVEDEHGHRYWIFREGLYDDGRGSQPEWFLQGLLA
- a CDS encoding error-prone DNA polymerase, translating into MTGFAELAVTTNFSFLRGASHGAELVQRAAELGLSAIGVADRNTLAGVVRAHTAAKEAGLKLLVGARLVPLEGPEILAYPMDRAAYGRLSRLLSDGKMKPDVPKGECHLTLESILAASEGQVLIVMPPAVPPTGFADTLRDIAAAAPGRTWLAARYTYSGRNRERIARLEELAASAGVPLVATNDVLYHTPERRPLQDVLTCIREHCTLETAGYRLEANAERHLKSPAEMARLFQGFEEAVAQTEAIAARCQFNLDELAYEYPDEPVPHGATPQSHLTKLTWRGAENRYPDGIPEQVSRQLKEELALIEELSYAPYFLTVHDIVAWARSKGILCQGRGSAANSAVCYCLGITSVDPTLTKLLFARFLSRERREPPDIDVDFEHERREEVIQYVYGRYGRHRAALTATVISYRSRSAVREVCKVLGLSEDISSALANGVWGSWNDAMPDKRIVEAGLDPRSPLIRRAILLTRQLIGFPRHLSQHVGGFVLTQGPLTETVPIGNAAMDKRTFIEWDKDDINALGIMKVDVLALGMLTCIRKAFDMLESHKGIHHTLASIPPDDQPTYDMLCRADSIGVFQVESRAQMAMLPRLRPRVFYDLVIEVAIVRPGPIQGNMVHPYLRRRNGTEPVRFPSPAPEHGPPDELERILERTKGVPLFQEQAMQIAIDAAKFTPDEANGLRRAMATFRHLGTIHNYEEMLVSRLIERGYDPVFARSCYEQIKGFGEYGFPESHAASFALLVYVSSWLKCHHPDIFCAAILNSQPMGFYAPAQLARDAQEHGVEIRPVDVNHSDWDNTLEPVEGDSGLFAVRLGFRQVDGLKQADMEQLMVHRAGGYDSPDALTRRARLTRAVLERLAAADAFRSMGLSRRDALWKIRGEAPGHALPLFAAADLAEQGTEEDVDLPQVPPSEHVLQDYQTHRLSLKGHPMHFLRNAHTRRGIVSTAEATGRGNGQRVETSGLVLVRQRPGSASGVVFITLEDETGIANLVVWPRVLERFRPVVMRARILHVIGRVQSADNVTHIVAERLIDCTDDLSLLSEDALRDPLNGVLARPDEVRRPVAPRKGPAGRPSGGRHPRNVRVIPPSRDFH